GTTGTTACAgttacagggctctaaattagagAGTAGGCCCTATAATGtattgatccagagggaaattaaggtgtcaatagcctacgtataggcctacataaatacagaagaaaacacaaggacattacacacaacattgtgcacatatattcacaaatgttcaccataggcctacatatattcacagggtcagatctccctatcccacttacacacacacacacacacacacacacacacacacacacacacacacacacacacacacacacacacacacacacacacacacacacaccagctaactAGCCATGCTGTTGAAATATCAGTTTGGTGGtataaaagaccaacttactagccactgtgACCAAGTAGGCCTGCTGAggatgtgtttggctagtaagagtaaCATCTACTTGCAGCCACTtttgctggtgatgaaaaaataataatttagatCCCTGGTTACAGTCAATGTGAGTATTTACCAACAACtattacatatttttaaattaatcTGAACATACATAAATAActacataaataaatgaataaatgtatgaatgaatgaatgaaccaaTGAATTACTACGTATCCTTTCCAGAATGAATACTTTAACACAACAGAGACAGGCAAGAAGTTGTTACAAccaaatttaataataataataataataataattcaatttAATAATTAGTTGACAAACTGTCCAGTCAGTGTTCTGACTGGCGCTGGTCATATTTCATTGAGAGACTGGACCACCTGTCGCATCTCTTCGTCCGATGCCCTGATGGCCTCCTGGGAGTTCTTCTGCTGGTGGCGGGAGGCCAGGCGGACCGAGACGCAGGTGAAGACGGCGCCACGCTGGTCGTAGTTCCCCACGCAGCAGTGGACCAGGCCACGGAACAGCTTGGGGAGTTCCTGGTCCTGGTGGTGACACACACAAGACCAGAGAACGTGTTGAGGAGGAGAGAGCTACACTGAGGCACTGTGGAGtcttcacatgaacacacaaacctgaacacagtacacacagctcTTAAAAAGCACACTGTACTAAACAATATAAGATGTGCAATCAAATCAATAAaaatgtatttactgtatatcgcagcacaatatcacaactatactgTGTGGTCTGTGGAATAAAAAATGAACAGCAAACTACTGCCACAGGGGCAGACAATGCCAAGAGGTTGCTAAATGTGGATCAGTATCCCTCAGCACTTCACACTGTCACCTAGGGTGCAAGTCAACCTAactcctcccatcctttcctcttgACTAGGTCCACTGTCCACTGTCAACCTCGGCAGAGCAGCTTTTGAGCAGCTTTTCACCTTTAaatatcccaattgcaaatgagataatgaccATTGTTTCttgcttttgattttttttttatcatcaaTGACGTTGAGCCTTGCATAATGAAGCCACAAGTAACAGCAAAGGATGGGAGGAACAAGTTTGGCTTACGCTCTTAGTGTTGAAAAACTCGAATCTAATCTGTGTGGAGGTGAAGAACTCACATGCTCGTAGTAAACACATTGCACGAGACCCCTTCCTGTCCGCAGGAGGAAATGCTTGGCACCAAACTTCCCATCAGTGACTGCGGAGTCCAGGGATGCTGAGGAGACACGACAGACCATTTAGTCATACGCAAGAAATGTATCATTTGAAGAAATAGTTCTTTCAGCGCATAAAATGTCTTGAAAGTGTTGCTCGCTTTGTGTGTTAACTAATGTTTAgctccttaatgcacgccgtacctccagtggctcgctgtaatagtcattgaaaagttaactaacattgtgctacaatactatgacataacacagggcctttagtactaCGAGttgtcattgccactctggtaatagCACATTTATAACGCAGTGTCTTAACAGTTTAATAGAAAGGTCAGCCGATACATCAATGTCTAGACTTACCAAAAATCTCAAACAGCATAGGAGCTTTGTTCTTGAACTGGACCCAGTGTCTCATGCCCTCGATGACACACGTAAGGATCCGGAGAGACTTCTCACTTTCTGATTTTTTCTTTGGACTTTGCGGAACCTGTTTGTTACATACAACATAACAGTAAAATGTTATCCATCATGAACATGGAGGAACATGGAAAAATAGTGTGGAAATTACAAAATAGGGTAACAATAACAAAGACACTACCTCTTGTGGCTGGGTTGTCTGTGCACCGTAGAAGTCTGTAGTGCTGTTATTAAGTGACTGCCCCATCCGCGCTTGCTGTGGGGTGGACTGCATGACATGGGAGTTATTGTGATTATTTGTTGTCTGCCCCATACGCGGTGACACTTTGAACTGCCACCGTGCCTGCTGCTGTGACTGAGGCTTAGGTGCAGGAggggcagggacaggggcagaggcagggacaGGGGTAGGGCAGTAACGGGGGCCACCAGACGGGCCCGAAGCACCCTGCATCGCCCCCGTGGGGCCTTGGGCCTGTTGTCTGCTGAACGACTGCTGCACTGTCAGCTGCTGGTGATTCATGGGCTTGAGTCTGGACTGCTGCTGGCCAGTGGCTGCACCCCTCCCTTGGCCAGGCTGCAGGCCTCGTCCTCGGCCGTATGAGGGGCCactctggatctggatctggccCAGaccctggctgtggctgtggctgtggctgtggggaGGATTGGGCGCTGGAGCCTCCTGCCTGCCTGGAGCTCTCTGCTGAGACctggggaggggagagtagagttagagtagagtagagtagagtagagtagagtagagtagagtagagtagagtagagtaaaagtAGAGTCATAAAGGGAAGAGTTATTAATCCTAAAGGGAAACTGAAGTGTCCAGCAGCCTGCACATAATAACACACATCACAAGAcagctcaaacacatacacataaaagcTGCATGACATTTGACACAGATATCATTTCTAAGGGccactaatttgtgtgtgtgtgtgtgtgtgtgtgtgtgtgtgtgtgtgtgtgtgtgtgtgtgtgtgtgtgtgtgtgtgtgtgtgtgtgtgtgtgtgtgtgtgtgtgtgtgtgcatgcgtaaatTGTAAATTTGTAAATTATGCGCGTCTCCGCGAGCAACCgacacatgcttgcttcaaaagcagttgaccaagacgcaaaataggTTACTggtggtatcatccagggggcagagagcgcaGCATTAGGATGCGGAAATTGAGAACACAGACGGCaagggaaacaaaaaacaaaaagagggactccctgggcaaggaaacattactgctactactcctataTGTGCACGTTCCTTCTTCAAAGTACAACAAGGAAgtagatcacaaatgtttgaaatttcggacaaactcaatgagacgctcttaaaagttgctgccattgttgtTTTCATATCAGAAGCAAACgtgtggaactgtgcagtctgttgttacgatcgcccccagcgaatttgaatatacagtatcgcacacatttggctgccgtgtccaacgcgcgcgataTGAATACGCATGTTAACACGTTCATGAACGAAAGGTGCAGCAAGCATGCCggcaccgttaggccacggcagggtccaTTTACCAGCTATCTCTATATCAAATGTAGTAGATTAATAGTAGTGTGGTGGACAGTAGATTGATATCCTTGAGACGTTTCTTGCACAAGTAGATAGCAATGCAATAGTAAATGTGATTGATGATTACCATGTGTTGGCAGGTTTGTGAGGATGAGGCAGGGGGGCGTATCCCCTGGCAACGGGTCCAGTGTGACGGACAGGTGGGTTGCTGGGCtgcggaggctgctgctgcttcattgGCCTGTTCCACTGACCTCCTTGTGCAGCCGCAGCTGAGGGCCTTGGTCCAGGGGGCCGTTGGTTCTGATTCTGAGCAGCATACGCTGCATTGCCTAGTGGGAGAACATGGGTTGGGTTCAGTGTAGGCTCATAATGCACACATTTACACCAGTGGAACGCAGTAAACACTACACTACTGTAATATTTACACAgtacctttagtaatacattataactTAGTCATTGCAATTCTGATAACAGCGAATTCATAAACGGCCATGATTATTAATGAGAGGCATGGTACGACTACTTTCTCTGTTGTGATTTTTAATAGGCTGTACATCGCCTACTGTACAGTCATCTGTAGTTGCCCTGTGCATAATAATGTGGTGTActtgtgtaaaaaaaatagcctactacaCCTGACGAAAATGAGGAATCTGCAAAGTCAATCTGATCATCAAAGTCAACCGCAGAGCAGAATTCATTTTCTACAGGAGTCGATGTAAGAGGAAGCCTGCTGCGTTTCCTTTGGTTAAATAAAGGCACTGAAAGGCAACCTGCAGAAAATATGGTGCAAAACAGTCAGTTTATTGGATCAATGATTTGTCGCGCCTGTCTGTTAAACATATAGGCATGGTAATAGCAAGTCACACAAAAATTGACCTGGCCTATTTCTGTTACTGGAGTCAAAAAGTTACCTGCAGTTGTTTTTGGATGTGTGTCAGTCCTTTTCATTGTAATAATGAAATCACTGGTAGATCCAGAGACCTGTAAAGAAAAAGACAACTTAAGGCTGGCCCTTTAAAAGTGCactaggattgtggccagagtaggtattgcaactatgttgctcattgaaactgtgctgcctattgccgacGTGAATATGACCAAAGCTCAACAAGTTGTGCAGCTGAAAAAGTCGAtgtcttgacattcaaaatattggagatccccttttcatgaatcAAATGaatgtttccagtcataatgaattcttagaatttgatgggggtggtaagtatttgttaaaaaaggtaacatttgtgaatgggctggaaatgaactactaaaatattacacagtgcacctttaaacaatgTATCCAATCATTTGATGAACTAATGTACCACCCAGTAGGCCTAAAGCTGcataaattgttttgtttttgctttttttattgttgttgttgccttagcttgtttgtttgcttttttgtttgcAGAAGTAACAAAATTATAGTCTACGTACAAACAAAGCCTTTGCAATTTTGTATCAAGCAGCAGGAAGGACAGCAACAAGCTGAGGTAACATTTGTAGCACAGCAGCAAAGCAACTCTGTTACACAGCAACAACAGCCAATGCTAAAGTTAACGCAGCACTCACAGTGTGGTAGACTGACTACCAAGGATGTTGATATCTGGGTATTTTACTCACTCAGTTACGTTACAACGTTTACGTTACGTTACGGCAATTCAAATGCATAGGCAGCGTtttgttgcccaaccacgaaaaacgggcaataacgtgaatacaccacgaaaattaaagttatttttttcgtgaatacgtcacgaaatgacagagatagggctcttCAGTCTGTGGAATGCTATTCGGGCTGTGGGACTGCATCTGTGCCAACGGCCTGAACGCAGACGAAGCAGTTCAATACTGACTGCCATCAGTTTAAAGACCATGTACCTTGACCCATTCTTGATCCACCTGGGGAAAAGGTGGCATACTTATTGTGAGTAGTGTGCTTACCTGGTATAAGGGCCCCTTAGGGCCTTCTGTAGCCCGTGGAGGtattggtggaggtggtggtggtgggaggtgggtTCTCAGGAAACCTGGGATTGGAGCCCCTTAGGGCCTTCTGTAGCCCATggaggtggaagtggtggtggaggaggtggtggtggagtctGGGGTCTCGGGAGACCTGGTATTGTAGACCCTCAGGGCCTTCTGTAGcccgtggaggtggaggaggaggtggtggtggtgatggaggaggtgttGGTGGAGTCTGGGGTCTCGGAAGACCTGGTATTGTAGACCCTCAGGACCTTCTGTAACCCATGGAGGTGgaagtggttgtggtggtggtggtggtggtggtggtggtggtggaggtggtggtggggtctgGGGTCTCGGGAGACCTGGGATTGGAGCCCCTCAGGGCCTTCTGTAGCCCgtgtaggtggaggaggaagtggtggaggtggtggtggtggtggaggaggaggtggtggaggaggaagtggtggaggaggaggtggtggggtctGGGGAGCTGCCCGCGCTCGGTGGTCGGAGCGCTGAAGGGGGCCTCATGTCCTGTACACCAGAGGGGAAAAAGCAGGAGGTGAGGGCAGTTAATAAGCGGAGTGGAGAAGTGTACAGCTAGTACTCTCCTGCTACCACAGCTGAGGCGATAACCTATCGATCCCCGAAGTAGGGAGGGGTTGCAGAGAGATGTGACTGCTTGCATAAAACTTTGAAAATACGCTGTCATAggatgtaatatacagtataaccattTGATAAATTGACAATAGTGAGTCAGTGACAGTATTTGTAGTATTTTGTAGTATTCTGTAGTATTTGTagtacagtatttgtgtttgtttttaatcCAGTAATATTTAAGGACAAAGAAATGTTAGGTGCAAAGGTAGTACAAAAGGGGAGAAAATGTTTGACAACCGCTCTGCTAACCCTACATTGACATGGGGGGTAACACGACAACATCTTCCTACTGAATTACCATGATGTAGTGTGCTGTATGAATACTTTACCTGTGCTCATAGAAGAGGAGGTAGGCTGTGCTTTGGCGTTTACGTTCGATGTCTTTAACGTATTTCACGCTGTTGTCATTAAAGCACAGCCcaccgctcccctcctctccaacaGAGTCACAGACGTAGTGGCCTACAGAGAAATAAGACAAACTTTGAGTTTATGGTAAATGCCACCAGTGTTTTCCACAGAATTGTCATTAGTCAAGGTCGTGGAGACTCAGCGGTATCAGAAAGGTTATGCTGTGCAgtttttatattaaatatgatCTGAAATTTTTTGGTAAAGCTTTAAAGAAATTATATTCACAACACACAATAGGTCTTCCTTGGGCAAAGAGGGCGTCTTAACAATAAAGTCCAGGGGAAAACCCTGACTGCTGCCGTTTCAAAAGAGTAAACATATTTTTAATCTTTGATCGTAGTGACAAATAGAAAAACTACAAGACAAGTACGATATCGCTAAGTATGTATCTGTTGTCAGACAGATTACAGCCATTGATTTCTGCAAACTTGCTTACGCCAGCAAACCTCTAAAACAATTTGTGAAATGTTATTTCTAGTCCACATTATAAGGGCAACATTTAGTAGTAAACTGTTTCCAAAATTCAGTGGTTTCAGCTTTACTGTGTTAACAACACTCACCCCTCTTCAGGCTGCTCCCCAAGTGTGACACCACACTGGCGAGATGGTACGTGTGCTGTAGAAACACAAATTCGTCATTTcattgttatttttcctttaacatGGTTTATTAATTGCCCGTTTTATATCACTTCTACTCATTGTTTCGGATCATAGTATATAAGTATACGTACACTTTTATTGATACATACTGTAGCCATAACTACTTTTTACGATGTGCGCACATATAAAGTGTGTTCACCATTATGCGGCATCCAAACATAGCAAAAACGTTAAAATCTCTACAGTATCTCATTCTATGTTTTACAAATGACGGGATTAACTTTTAggttctgtttgtgtttgttgtctgttttCTGTGTCCTTATCCACTATAACTCCTCACCACAGTGGGCGCCACTCTATCTCCTGAACTttcctgtccttcactgtccaTGGCTGATGGGTGAGGAAGAAACATGAGATGTCTATGGTGAACTCAGTGCTGACATCATAAACACAATATACATACAAACCTGCATCTACCTGGGTTTTTttacgtttttgttttgttttaaacggTAGTCTATATGACATGACTTCAGATAGACATTACATTTAAAggggctgaagttatcctttaagcacaTGATTTAAAGACGCCCTGTGTTCGTTTTACATGAATTTTAAATGACTGACATAGGCTACAAAACTGAATATTAAGGCAATGCTATGCTTGAATCACTATACGTTGGTTCATATAGGCTACTCAGCTCCTCATATTTCATCGGAGAGAAATGTGTTCCTGCTTGTTTGATGTGATGACGTGAGCATTGTGTTATTGTTTTCAGGTACCTGAGCCGATGGGAGGTGGGGACCAAGCCCTCTGAACGTCCTCGCCGCTGAGGAAGAAATAGTCATTAGTGAATTTGAACTGGTTCATCTTCTCTTAAAGCAATCATAGACCAGGTTAGATGATACAgataatgttattacatttcacttactTAGCTGACGcgttcatttgttcaaagcgacgtTCAACTAGTatgtttcagggtattggttacagtccctggagcaatgtggggttaggtgccttgctcaaggacacttcagccatggatggagatgtagggagaggtcaggggggattgaaccggcaaccccttgattgaaagaccaactctctaaccactaggccacggctgccccacctaCTATGTATTCTTTAGAGTAATATGTATAGTATTAGAATAAATGTTGGACATGCTTCCATTGATGTCACTGTGTATGCTTCACAGGTTTACTTTGGCATGAGCTGGCCCGTGGGTGGCCTATTGTACCTGTAATGTCCCCATAATAATGGCATTCCAACAACTGCTGGTCCAAGTTCATGTGGTTTATTTGTTTctcttcatatacacacactgttACCACCGTAAGGAATTGGCGCACTTACGGGTTCATTAAGCTCTGACTGCTCTTCAGAATGTTGAAAACACAGCAGCAACAATCATAACAATGGAATTCTCATATCTCGTATGGATGACAACAAttcaaacagtggtgtagtctacttttttgaagtgggtatactgtatatttgaacattttttgaggtgggtatactgcatatatttgccctattctaaataatggatcaatcaatttgaagtgggtatactgaaatcccagaaattgtgaagtgggtatactgcgtacacctgcgttctacgtagactacaccactgaattcAAAACAATAATAGAACCATGGCTACTGCGTTCTTTACAGTACCTGTTGAGCCGTAGTTGGAGGGGGATGCTGATGTTATGGCTTGTTTTGCGGGCTTTAGAATCGAACCTCTTCAGGTGAATGACGAGGATTCTGTGTAGGCAACACAGGGGAAGACAACAGAGGTACATCGATATGAGAAGAGAGGTGATATGTGAGGTGATCTCAGGTGAGGTGAGACGTGTTGTGATGTGATGGACGAGAAAATTGTGTAAATGTTCACAGTGATATTTTAATGATACAGTCATTAGCAAAACATCTATGTTggtgttgtgtgcttgtgtgcttactTTGGCATGGTGGTGAAGTGGGATTTGGCTGTTGCGTGCCTGCCCGCGCACAGCTGGCAGCCATATTCCACCCCAGTGGTCTATGAGAGaaaaaggaaggggaaaaaattaCAGCATTACAGAGTTAATACTGAAATGTATCTCTCAGTGTAATCAGGTATAGTATTTTGTATATATTGAGACCTGAAAGTAGCTGTCAAGGCTGTGCTCCACACCACCCTCCTCTGCTGGCAACGACAGATGGTTGAACATCTCCTCCCTGTCCCGGCTGATTCCACAACTTCCAGGTCACAAAAacacgttattattattattattattattattattattattattattattattattattattattattaacttttTTCTTATACTATACTCTCTATTCACTCTTTGCGGAAAACTCTCAGCTACGTCATAACAACACTGCTTTCACAATACAAATAGTAAAAACTTACCCGATTaagataaggttataacagaggctttgCACCAAGTGGTTAATATTTCATTCACCccccattttcttttttcttttgcttggTGGGTGATGTTGTGGAAGTTCTTACGTGCTACATCTGTAGACAGTGGTGATGTAAAACTCCAAATTTGCCACGGGACACCTATGGGCCAGCAGGGAGGCTCCCTCTTCCTTCATTTGAAttagaaggaagaggaagaattcATGGGCGTCCTGCAGTAGACAttatagaaacaaaaaaagatgCCTTTAGAAGATATGGGAAAAcatgcatgacatttattttttctAAACCAACCTCACAAACCATAGCCTGACCCCCATGTACAGTTAGCTACGATAGTTTGCTTTTGACAAACTTGCCTCCTGTCATAAATATCGCTGTTAtcacaatggcaatgacaaagtcgtaaTCTATTACTAAAGGTAATGCGTAATGTTGTAGTCCTGTAGTGCTATCACAGTGAAGTTTTGTCTAATGACTAttaccagggtgcgatttgtagcgggggacgggggggattgtccccccttctggttttcctacaggattttaatatttgcggtatgtaactccattgtTAATgattaaaatctgaaacttatcctcccttctggttcttcaacaaatcgcaccccgcctgactattacagcgttccactggcgaAACAGTGAGCCTGCTGAAATGTTTGTGGTTTCCCGGTACGTTGTGTGTCTTACCTGTTGACGGTCGCCAAGGAACTCCGGGCAGATTGCAGACATGCTCCTGCGGATGGTGGTGAGCAGCATGCCCTTGGTCTGCCCTTGGCCGCTGGTCTGCCTAACCATCTGCAGCTCTGCCATGCTCCTACACATTCAAAGTCTTTGATTACATTCGTGTGTCTCAATGTAATGAGGCGGGTGTTAGGAGCTCTATGGACTTTTAAACACAACTGCTACTGGACGGTTTTGGAAggtgtacttgtgaaatgtgttaTATCTcctctgaatgtgtgtgaggaggtgatTCATCTCACCTGAGAATGGGAGGAGCATTTCCCCAGCAGTTGAGGACATCGTTTATGAACGGCTTTATGGCCAGAAGAGCCTGGATGGTGGCGTTCATGTAGCAGGTGTTCCCCAGGTTGGGGAAACTGGAGAAAACACAGGAGTAGGAATCAGGAATTGACAGCATACCTTAAAATCACTCTCGTCTTCAAGTCAAGCTGACCTATTTTCTGAAAGTGCTATGGTGTGGATGCAGGGATACTGTGTAAGACATGTATTTAAATAATGTGTTGTGATGTATTACTTTACActtcttttatccaaagtaacttacagctacttacagcccctggagcaatgtcgggtaaggtgtcttgctcaagagtCATTACCTACTGGTTACAGAgttgaacctgcagccctctgatatCTAAACTAACATCCTAATTAATGAAttattaggccacagctgtctCTAGCTGTAGTGACCAGTAAAGTtaagtaatccaagtaaaaggGGAATAAATCACAGCACagtggtcttctttgctggtagtttattggGTGAACCTAATGAAGCAAAACGGATAGCGAAACACATTGTTCACCTAATAAagtaccagcaaagaagaccagtgtgcagtgatttatcCTCCTTTTACCTAAATgaacaggtcatttggaatgtgtggcacaGGATTATTACAAATGACTAGGTTGCCCATCACAGCTAATGAGGCCATTGTTCAGGCCAAGCTTACCCCAGATTCTTTGCCACGACCAGAGGCAACCCTGACCCTGACGACTCCGTAGGAGCGGTAGAGGAAGagtcagagggagaggaagagcctGAGGAAAGAGATGAAGAGGTTGAGTTACACTTACAGACACTGACCATGAGGATAGGtctattaaaggaacagaccacccttttttgattttcacatatttgcagtatttccaagcattatttatgaatgtgcatataattttcgtctatgttttTGCATTACCCCGTTTAACAgcatagccacattaggcattccaatgcaagtctatggtacaaaataaaacacaatcaaatgtacttataaaccattttaaaattaatgtaaaattcaccagagtgtaaaacggcaatttaattccgtccagtgaccacttgtggcttgatgctaaagataccagttacttccagtgattatgctaagctatgctaataattctgatccaataaatctaagtactgaaaatacTGAGACGAAAatcatatgcacattcatgaataatgttgggaaatactgcaaatatg
This window of the Engraulis encrasicolus isolate BLACKSEA-1 chromosome 7, IST_EnEncr_1.0, whole genome shotgun sequence genome carries:
- the LOC134451935 gene encoding spermatogenesis-associated protein 22-like, whose amino-acid sequence is MKQQQPPQPSNPPVRHTGPVARGYAPLPHPHKPANTWSQQRAPGRQEAPAPNPPHSHSHSHSQGLGQIQIQSGPSYGRGRGLQPGQGRGAATGQQQSRLKPMNHQQLTVQQSFSRQQAQGPTGAMQGASGPSGGPRYCPTPVPASAPVPAPPAPKPQSQQQARWQFKVSPRMGQTTNNHNNSHVMQSTPQQARMGQSLNNSTTDFYGAQTTQPQEVPQSPKKKSESEKSLRILTCVIEGMRHWVQFKNKAPMLFEIFASLDSAVTDGKFGAKHFLLRTGRGLVQCVYYEHDQELPKLFRGLVHCCVGNYDQRGAVFTCVSVRLASRHQQKNSQEAIRASDEEMRQVVQSLNEI
- the LOC134451937 gene encoding ubiquitin carboxyl-terminal hydrolase 37-like isoform X1, encoding MGKCCSKCCRKQESDDEDDFYTPASVTVTPPRRSSTPPLSIRRSSSWPVFPPPSTLPSLSPPPPTTLSHSCPDIDITIAIAAPIPSPPASQPPPALGSSSPSDSSSTAPTESSGSGLPLVVAKNLGFPNLGNTCYMNATIQALLAIKPFINDVLNCWGNAPPILRSMAELQMVRQTSGQGQTKGMLLTTIRRSMSAICPEFLGDRQQDAHEFFLFLLIQMKEEGASLLAHRCPVANLEFYITTVYRCSTCGISRDREEMFNHLSLPAEEGGVEHSLDSYFQTTGVEYGCQLCAGRHATAKSHFTTMPKILVIHLKRFDSKARKTSHNISIPLQLRLNSGEDVQRAWSPPPIGSAMDSEGQESSGDRVAPTVHTYHLASVVSHLGSSLKRGHYVCDSVGEEGSGGLCFNDNSVKYVKDIERKRQSTAYLLFYEHRT
- the LOC134451937 gene encoding ubiquitin carboxyl-terminal hydrolase 37-like isoform X2; this translates as MGKCCSKCCRKQESDDEDDFYTPASVTVTPPRRSSTPPLSIRRSSSWPVFPPPSTLPSLSPPPPTTLSHSCPDIDITIAIAAPIPSPPASQPPPALGSSSPSDSSSTAPTESSGSGLPLVVAKNLGFPNLGNTCYMNATIQALLAIKPFINDVLNCWGNAPPILRSMAELQMVRQTSGQGQTKGMLLTTIRRSMSAICPEFLGDRQQDAHEFFLFLLIQMKEEGASLLAHRCPVANLEFYITTVYRCSTCGISRDREEMFNHLSLPAEEGGVEHSLDSYFQTTGVEYGCQLCAGRHATAKSHFTTMPKILVIHLKRFDSKARKTSHNISIPLQLRLNSGEDVQRAWSPPPIGSAHVPSRQCGVTLGEQPEEGPLRL